In one Pseudarthrobacter oxydans genomic region, the following are encoded:
- a CDS encoding putative quinol monooxygenase: MIFIVVKFKVKPEWSGRWLDLVADFTQATREEPGNLWFDWSRSVEDPNEFVLVEAFKDDAAGDHVNSPHFKQAMADMPQALAETPRIISRQLDGEGWDQMGELAI, translated from the coding sequence GTGATCTTCATTGTCGTTAAGTTCAAGGTCAAGCCTGAATGGTCCGGGCGGTGGCTCGACCTGGTTGCCGACTTTACCCAAGCCACCAGGGAGGAGCCGGGCAACCTGTGGTTCGACTGGTCCCGCAGCGTGGAGGACCCCAACGAGTTCGTCCTGGTGGAGGCCTTCAAGGACGACGCCGCCGGAGACCACGTCAACAGCCCGCACTTCAAGCAGGCCATGGCGGACATGCCCCAGGCGCTTGCCGAAACACCCCGGATCATCAGCCGCCAGCTCGACGGCGAGGGCTGGGACCAGATGGGCGAGCTCGCCATCTAA
- a CDS encoding DUF503 domain-containing protein: MWIGWIEFDILLGDVQSLKEKRSVIRPLLAEIRRRFDVSVAEVGDHDQYRRSQVGVGLVAADRAHLIEVLDAVERFVAARPELELLSARQRDHHSED; this comes from the coding sequence ATGTGGATCGGCTGGATCGAATTCGACATCCTCCTGGGCGACGTCCAAAGCCTTAAGGAAAAGCGCTCCGTGATCAGGCCGCTGCTCGCCGAGATCAGGAGGCGTTTCGACGTCTCGGTTGCCGAGGTGGGTGATCACGACCAGTACCGGCGCTCCCAGGTGGGCGTCGGCCTGGTGGCAGCAGACCGCGCCCACCTCATTGAGGTGCTGGACGCCGTCGAACGCTTCGTGGCAGCCCGGCCCGAGCTGGAACTGCTCAGTGCCCGGCAGCGTGACCACCACAGCGAGGACTAA
- a CDS encoding CoA-binding protein — MGHTNDPAVIERLMRTKGRWAIVGLSTNEWRAAFDTALFIRDRLGMEIIPVNLPGDAVHGETGYRSLLDIPASKQPIDVVDCFVNSQKVGAVVDQAIAVGAKAVWMQLGVIDEAAAERAKAAGLDVVMDSCPAQQAWKFNL; from the coding sequence ATGGGCCACACTAACGATCCCGCAGTCATTGAACGCCTGATGCGCACCAAAGGGCGCTGGGCCATCGTTGGCCTCAGCACCAACGAGTGGCGGGCCGCCTTCGATACCGCGCTGTTCATCAGGGACCGCCTGGGCATGGAAATCATCCCGGTCAACCTCCCCGGAGACGCCGTCCACGGCGAAACCGGGTACCGCAGCCTCCTGGACATTCCGGCGTCAAAGCAGCCCATCGACGTCGTCGACTGCTTTGTTAACTCCCAAAAGGTGGGGGCCGTGGTGGACCAGGCGATCGCGGTGGGAGCAAAAGCAGTGTGGATGCAGCTGGGCGTCATCGACGAGGCTGCGGCGGAGCGGGCCAAGGCGGCGGGACTGGACGTCGTGATGGACAGCTGCCCGGCCCAGCAGGCCTGGAAGTTCAACCTCTGA
- the purQ gene encoding phosphoribosylformylglycinamidine synthase subunit PurQ has protein sequence MTELPLIGGATAVAADARLADAKIGVVTFPGTLDDRDAARAIRLAGGTAVELWHGDSQLGDVDAVVIPGGFSYGDYLRAGAIARFAPLMSRIIDAANSDAKLPVLGICNGFQILTESHLLPGSMIKNDHLKFLCRDQVLRVENSNTAWTLDYQAGQEITIPLKNQDGQYIADEKTLDALEAEGRVVFRYVGFNPNGSRRDIAGISNAAGNVVGLMPHPEHAVEVGFGPETVVSRETGIAGSDTDGLGFFTSVLNKIVGGDK, from the coding sequence ATGACTGAACTTCCCCTGATCGGCGGCGCAACCGCCGTCGCCGCAGATGCGCGCCTCGCGGACGCGAAGATCGGCGTCGTCACCTTCCCGGGAACGCTCGATGACCGCGACGCTGCCCGCGCAATCCGCCTGGCCGGCGGCACCGCCGTCGAACTCTGGCATGGCGACTCCCAGCTTGGTGACGTGGACGCCGTGGTGATTCCCGGCGGTTTCTCCTACGGCGACTACCTCCGCGCAGGCGCCATTGCCCGCTTCGCGCCGCTGATGTCCAGAATCATCGACGCCGCCAACTCCGACGCCAAGCTGCCGGTCCTCGGCATCTGCAACGGCTTCCAGATCCTCACCGAGTCGCACCTGCTGCCCGGCTCGATGATCAAGAACGACCACCTGAAGTTCCTCTGCCGCGACCAGGTGCTGCGCGTCGAGAACAGCAACACCGCGTGGACCCTGGACTACCAGGCGGGCCAGGAAATCACCATCCCGCTCAAGAACCAGGATGGCCAGTACATCGCGGACGAAAAGACCCTGGACGCCCTTGAGGCTGAGGGCCGCGTGGTGTTCCGCTATGTGGGCTTCAACCCGAACGGCTCACGCCGCGACATCGCCGGCATCTCCAACGCCGCCGGCAACGTGGTGGGCCTCATGCCGCACCCCGAGCACGCCGTGGAGGTCGGCTTCGGCCCCGAGACTGTTGTGTCCCGTGAGACGGGTATCGCCGGGTCCGACACCGACGGCCTCGGTTTCTTCACCTCCGTCCTGAACAAGATTGTGGGAGGCGACAAGTGA
- a CDS encoding MmcQ/YjbR family DNA-binding protein: MDPDALRKICLSFPGAYEDYPFGPETAVFKVRADVAGNGRNGGKVFALSSMDTKDGYVNLKCEPGLAVQLRAAHPEINGAWHMNKTHWNGVQLDGALPDGMIRDMVEDSYDLVVAGLTRKQQEQLGWARLDGADGQ; this comes from the coding sequence ATGGACCCGGACGCTCTGAGGAAAATCTGCCTCTCCTTCCCCGGCGCGTACGAGGATTATCCGTTCGGGCCTGAGACCGCCGTCTTCAAAGTCCGCGCCGATGTTGCCGGCAACGGCCGGAACGGGGGCAAGGTTTTCGCGCTCTCCTCAATGGACACGAAGGACGGGTACGTGAACCTCAAGTGCGAGCCGGGCCTGGCGGTTCAGCTCCGCGCCGCGCACCCTGAAATTAACGGGGCCTGGCACATGAACAAGACCCACTGGAACGGGGTGCAGCTGGACGGGGCATTGCCGGACGGCATGATCAGGGACATGGTGGAGGACTCCTATGACCTGGTGGTGGCAGGCCTCACCAGGAAGCAGCAGGAACAGCTGGGCTGGGCCCGCCTGGACGGCGCGGATGGGCAGTAA
- the purL gene encoding phosphoribosylformylglycinamidine synthase subunit PurL, translating to MTTETTKKFNIDTVEHAAKTPDTELPWAELGLKQNEFDEIVKVLGRRPTGAELAMYSVMWSEHCSYKSSKNHLRQFGQKVTEEMKKDMLVGIGENAGVTNLGDGWAVTFKIESHNSPSFVEPYQGAATGIGGIVRDIISMGARPVAVMDPLRFGAIDHPDTARVMHGAVAGIGGYGNSLGLPNIGGEMVFDSVYQGNPLVNALAVGVMRHEDIRLANASGKGNKVVLFGARTGGDGIGGASVLASESFDDTKPSKRPAVQVGDPFAEKVLIECCLELFKGSLVEGIQDLGAAGISCATSELASNGDGGMQVELTSVLLRDPTLTPGEILMSESQERMMAVVTPENVKAFEAVMDKWAVEYSWLGEVTDTGRLIITWEGEVIVDVDPRTVAHDGPVYDRPFARPEWQDAVQADTFTGSVQDAGRPAAPAELAAAVTELVASPNMCSKSWITNQYDRYVGGNTAMAFPDDAGVVRVDEETGLGVALATDANGRYTYLDPYHGAQLALAEAYRNVATAGAVPMAVSDCLNFGSPEDPDVMWQLAEAIRGLSDACMVLGIPVTGGNVSLYNQTGTTPIHPSPVVAVLGKLDDVARRTPSGWREDGQAIYLLGTTGAELDGSEWANMRGHLGGQPPKVDLEAERALGEILINASRDGMIDSAHDLSEGGLAAALVESSLRYGVGARIALQDVLDRDGVDLFTALFSESQGRAVVGVPRSEEVRFTDMCTARGFAHTRIGVVDAASGTLEINGVESLSLDALREAHEGTLPKYFG from the coding sequence GTGACCACGGAAACCACCAAGAAGTTCAATATCGACACGGTCGAGCACGCCGCGAAGACGCCGGACACGGAGCTGCCCTGGGCCGAGCTGGGCCTGAAGCAGAACGAGTTCGACGAGATCGTCAAGGTCCTGGGCCGCCGCCCCACCGGCGCGGAACTGGCCATGTACTCCGTCATGTGGAGCGAGCACTGCTCCTACAAGTCCTCCAAGAACCACCTGCGCCAGTTCGGCCAGAAGGTCACCGAGGAAATGAAGAAGGACATGCTGGTGGGCATCGGCGAAAACGCCGGCGTGACCAACCTGGGGGACGGCTGGGCCGTGACCTTCAAGATCGAATCGCACAACTCGCCGTCGTTCGTTGAGCCCTACCAGGGCGCAGCCACCGGCATTGGCGGCATTGTCCGCGACATCATCTCCATGGGTGCCCGCCCCGTGGCCGTCATGGACCCGCTGCGCTTCGGCGCCATCGACCACCCGGACACCGCCCGCGTCATGCATGGTGCAGTGGCCGGCATCGGCGGCTACGGCAACTCCCTGGGCCTGCCCAACATCGGCGGCGAAATGGTGTTCGACTCCGTCTACCAGGGCAACCCGCTGGTCAACGCCCTGGCCGTCGGCGTCATGCGGCACGAGGACATCCGCCTGGCCAACGCCTCCGGCAAGGGCAACAAAGTGGTCCTGTTCGGTGCGCGCACCGGCGGCGACGGCATCGGCGGCGCCTCGGTGCTGGCCTCCGAGTCCTTCGACGACACCAAGCCCTCCAAGCGCCCCGCAGTGCAGGTGGGCGACCCGTTCGCCGAGAAGGTCCTCATCGAATGCTGCCTGGAGCTCTTCAAGGGCTCGCTGGTGGAAGGCATCCAGGACCTTGGCGCCGCGGGTATCTCCTGCGCCACGTCCGAGCTGGCCTCCAACGGCGACGGCGGCATGCAGGTTGAGCTGACCTCCGTCCTGCTGCGCGACCCCACGCTGACCCCGGGCGAGATCCTGATGTCCGAGTCGCAGGAACGCATGATGGCCGTGGTCACGCCCGAGAACGTGAAGGCGTTCGAGGCCGTGATGGACAAGTGGGCCGTGGAGTACTCCTGGCTGGGCGAGGTGACCGATACCGGCCGCCTGATCATCACCTGGGAAGGCGAGGTGATCGTCGACGTCGATCCCCGCACCGTGGCGCACGACGGCCCGGTCTACGACCGCCCGTTCGCCCGCCCCGAGTGGCAGGACGCCGTGCAGGCGGACACCTTCACCGGTTCCGTTCAGGACGCAGGACGCCCGGCTGCCCCCGCTGAGCTGGCCGCGGCCGTCACCGAACTGGTGGCGTCCCCGAACATGTGCTCCAAGTCCTGGATCACCAACCAGTACGACCGCTACGTGGGCGGCAACACCGCCATGGCATTCCCCGACGACGCCGGCGTGGTGCGCGTGGACGAGGAGACCGGCCTGGGCGTTGCCCTGGCCACCGACGCCAACGGCCGCTACACCTACCTCGATCCGTACCACGGCGCGCAGCTGGCGCTGGCTGAGGCCTACCGCAACGTTGCCACCGCGGGTGCCGTCCCGATGGCTGTCAGTGACTGCCTGAACTTCGGTTCCCCCGAGGACCCGGATGTCATGTGGCAGCTCGCCGAGGCCATCCGCGGCCTGTCCGACGCCTGCATGGTGCTGGGCATCCCGGTGACCGGCGGCAACGTCTCCCTGTACAACCAGACGGGCACCACGCCCATCCATCCCTCCCCGGTGGTGGCAGTGCTGGGCAAGCTCGACGACGTCGCCCGCCGCACGCCGTCGGGCTGGCGTGAGGATGGCCAGGCGATCTACCTGCTGGGCACCACCGGCGCGGAACTTGACGGTTCCGAGTGGGCCAACATGCGCGGACACCTGGGCGGCCAGCCGCCCAAGGTGGACCTCGAGGCCGAACGCGCCCTGGGCGAGATCCTGATCAACGCGTCCCGCGACGGCATGATCGACTCCGCGCACGACCTCTCCGAGGGCGGCCTCGCAGCTGCCCTGGTGGAGTCCTCACTGCGCTACGGCGTGGGTGCCCGGATCGCGCTGCAGGATGTCCTGGACCGGGACGGCGTGGACCTGTTCACGGCGCTCTTCTCCGAGTCCCAGGGCCGCGCCGTTGTGGGCGTCCCGCGCTCCGAGGAAGTCCGCTTCACGGACATGTGCACCGCCCGCGGCTTCGCCCACACGCGTATCGGCGTGGTGGATGCGGCCAGCGGCACCCTGGAGATCAACGGCGTGGAGTCCCTGTCCCTGGACGCCCTCCGTGAAGCCCACGAGGGGACCCTGCCGAAGTACTTCGGCTGA
- a CDS encoding DUF1990 domain-containing protein: protein MGSKGGAAGALNYPGIGSTEQGTAPAGYPAVLKEVRVGTGLAVYRRIADGILGWELQRRAGLRVRADSPVAVPGARVVSGFGAGPFRLDAPCQVVWVRAPAGEDMPQSAGFGYGTLPGHPARGEESFEVEISARGEVFLRIRAFSKPANWFYAAGGIVTRAAQRYVTSRYIEGARTLAAEGTPT, encoded by the coding sequence ATGGGCAGTAAGGGCGGGGCGGCCGGAGCGCTCAACTATCCCGGCATCGGAAGCACGGAGCAGGGCACCGCGCCTGCGGGCTACCCCGCCGTGCTGAAGGAGGTCAGGGTGGGCACGGGCCTTGCCGTGTACCGGCGCATTGCGGACGGCATCCTGGGCTGGGAGCTGCAGCGGAGGGCAGGGCTCCGCGTCCGTGCCGATTCCCCCGTGGCGGTGCCCGGGGCGCGGGTGGTGAGCGGCTTCGGCGCCGGGCCCTTCCGGCTGGACGCGCCATGCCAGGTGGTGTGGGTCCGGGCACCGGCCGGGGAGGACATGCCGCAGTCCGCCGGATTCGGGTACGGAACGCTGCCCGGGCATCCGGCAAGGGGCGAGGAATCCTTCGAGGTGGAAATCAGCGCCCGCGGGGAGGTGTTTCTGCGGATCCGGGCGTTCAGCAAACCTGCCAACTGGTTCTACGCGGCCGGCGGCATCGTCACGCGGGCGGCGCAGCGCTATGTCACGTCCCGGTACATTGAAGGGGCACGCACTCTCGCCGCGGAAGGAACACCAACGTGA
- a CDS encoding 2-oxoglutarate and iron-dependent oxygenase domain-containing protein has protein sequence MSHDQGAIPVLDLATARQADGSFHPDFIEQLRYATHNVGFFQITGYGAASGQAEHLLDVIRRFFDLPLEERMKLDNRLSPHFRGYTRMGTEVTQGKADAREQIDYSPERTPVAEYPVDQPYWLLQGPNLWPDESFPELRPAAMAWAELMSRVGMELLRAIAVSLQLPEDYFDEPFQGSPAWMGKLVHYVGGVVEAAGDQGVGSHADYGFVTLLLQDGVGGLEVLPPGATEWVPVEPVPGALVVNLGEMLEVATEGYLAATIHRVQAPPPGVDRYSVPFFWSPRLDAVIDPVPLPPELKAAARGITDDPANPLLSSFGLNMLKGRMRAHPDVTERHYPEFMKG, from the coding sequence ATGTCACACGATCAGGGGGCCATACCTGTTCTGGACCTGGCGACGGCGCGGCAGGCCGACGGGTCATTCCACCCGGACTTCATCGAGCAGCTGCGTTATGCCACCCATAACGTGGGCTTCTTCCAGATCACCGGCTACGGCGCGGCCAGCGGGCAGGCTGAACACCTCCTGGACGTCATCAGGCGGTTCTTTGACTTGCCGCTGGAAGAACGCATGAAGCTGGACAACCGGCTTTCGCCACATTTCCGCGGCTACACGCGGATGGGCACCGAAGTGACCCAGGGAAAGGCTGACGCCCGGGAGCAGATCGACTACTCGCCCGAACGGACGCCGGTAGCGGAGTATCCGGTGGACCAGCCGTACTGGCTCCTGCAGGGCCCCAACCTCTGGCCTGACGAATCCTTTCCCGAACTCCGGCCCGCCGCCATGGCGTGGGCGGAATTGATGTCCCGTGTGGGGATGGAACTGCTCAGGGCGATCGCCGTTTCCCTGCAGCTTCCGGAGGACTACTTCGACGAGCCGTTCCAGGGGTCGCCGGCATGGATGGGCAAGCTGGTGCACTACGTGGGAGGAGTGGTGGAGGCCGCCGGCGACCAGGGCGTGGGCTCGCACGCCGACTACGGGTTCGTCACCCTGCTGCTCCAGGACGGCGTGGGCGGGTTGGAGGTCCTGCCGCCCGGAGCCACCGAATGGGTTCCTGTGGAGCCGGTACCCGGAGCGTTGGTGGTGAACCTTGGCGAGATGCTGGAGGTGGCCACGGAAGGGTATCTGGCGGCCACCATCCATCGCGTGCAGGCTCCTCCGCCAGGGGTGGACCGCTATTCCGTGCCCTTTTTCTGGTCGCCGCGGCTTGATGCCGTGATCGATCCTGTCCCGCTGCCACCAGAGCTGAAGGCGGCAGCGAGGGGAATCACCGATGATCCGGCCAATCCCCTGCTTTCGTCATTCGGCCTCAATATGCTCAAGGGCAGGATGCGCGCGCACCCGGACGTCACCGAGCGGCACTATCCGGAGTTCATGAAGGGCTGA
- the purS gene encoding phosphoribosylformylglycinamidine synthase subunit PurS, with amino-acid sequence MPRIVVDVMPKPEILDPQGKAIVGALPRLGFTSFSAVRQGKRFELTVDGEVTEEILAQARNAAETLLSNPVIEDVVNVEVVEA; translated from the coding sequence ATGCCCCGGATCGTTGTTGACGTCATGCCCAAGCCCGAGATTCTGGACCCGCAGGGGAAGGCGATCGTCGGCGCTCTCCCCCGTCTGGGCTTCACCAGCTTCAGCGCTGTCCGCCAGGGCAAGCGGTTCGAACTGACCGTCGACGGCGAGGTGACCGAGGAAATCCTGGCCCAGGCACGCAATGCCGCAGAGACCCTCCTGTCCAACCCCGTCATCGAGGACGTCGTCAACGTCGAGGTCGTCGAGGCCTGA
- a CDS encoding S8 family serine peptidase, which produces MAISPATAAPAGLDQAVAAKETAPAEFKDGRYIVVLAEAAAAAYEGGTPGLGATKPDNGRKLDSGSASYRAYDAHLRKQQREVAASQGVTPGKQYTAALNGFTAELTAAQAMELSKDERVMVVAPDVENAPDYTTTDFLKLTGPDGVWAKQFGGEANAGKGVVVGVIDSGYAPDNPFLQGEPVQPLSGPAQVGVPYRTAEGRIAMLKADGTTFEGECQKGQGTGASFDGSLCNSKVVGARYFADSFLQYVAPQNRAPEELISPVDVGSHGTHTATTAAGNANVEQVIDGANFGKSSGVAPAAKVSVYKVCWEDTNPDTGGCYSSASVEAVEAAIKDGVDVLNYSISGNNNNTTDPVALAFLNAAAAGVFVSASAGNSGPTVSTVNHASPWLTTVAASTFPSDLLGTVKVSDGSLYRGASIMKSEVADKAVIVASAAAAAGATNANLCAPGSLDAAKVAGKVVVCDRGVVDRTAKSQEVQDKGGVGMILVNLTSSSEDADNHVLPTVHVNAPKSLELKAKLESNPALTVSLVKGDLTGLPAAPAPQVAGFSSRGPTLAAGGDLLKPDIAAPGVNVLAGVSTIGNNGDQFGFMSGTSMAAPHIAGFGALVLSKQPKWTPAMVKSAMMTTAYPLVKADGTPNTDPFQGGAGHIDSTRVLDPGLVYNSGTKDWLGFLNGQGVDTGAPQAGSIAARDLNVPSIALGSLVGEVQVKRQLTALVPGIYRPEVNMPGFNVQVEPNALNFAKAGQTREVTLTIRNVSAPVGKFSSGTLTWKGPRTVSSPIAIRPVDAQIAPSFSFSSASGSGTGTMELVSGSDSPINVGVEGLAPLSQTAISKTPGAYAPRNDAHNALLQVAVPEGASFARLGVQAQSDDVDWDMVVYAPNASGGLTATQVATASASEFLDLESPRAGTYYVVANLYSTPDNGPATASVQAVTFAGDAGNLAVDPNPIVAPNGTATSATLSWTGLSAGAYVSRLSLGGNGIRTWVNVQVGAAPTAPAGAPQVAVADAVPAS; this is translated from the coding sequence ATGGCCATCAGTCCCGCCACCGCGGCGCCTGCCGGGCTGGATCAGGCAGTCGCTGCCAAGGAAACTGCACCTGCCGAATTCAAGGACGGCCGCTACATTGTGGTCCTGGCGGAAGCAGCGGCCGCCGCCTACGAGGGCGGCACCCCCGGGCTGGGCGCAACTAAGCCCGATAACGGGCGGAAGCTGGACTCCGGCAGCGCCAGCTACAGGGCCTACGACGCACACCTGCGCAAGCAGCAGCGGGAGGTGGCGGCAAGCCAGGGGGTGACCCCGGGAAAGCAGTACACGGCCGCCCTGAACGGCTTCACCGCCGAGCTTACTGCCGCCCAGGCCATGGAACTTTCCAAGGATGAGCGCGTGATGGTGGTTGCGCCCGACGTGGAAAACGCTCCTGACTACACCACCACCGACTTCCTCAAGCTGACGGGCCCCGACGGCGTCTGGGCCAAGCAGTTCGGCGGCGAAGCCAACGCCGGCAAGGGCGTGGTGGTTGGCGTCATCGACTCGGGCTATGCACCGGACAACCCGTTCCTCCAGGGCGAACCGGTCCAGCCCCTGAGCGGCCCGGCCCAGGTGGGCGTACCGTACCGCACCGCGGAAGGCCGGATCGCCATGCTCAAGGCTGACGGCACCACCTTCGAGGGTGAATGCCAAAAGGGCCAGGGCACCGGAGCGTCGTTCGACGGCTCCCTGTGCAACTCCAAGGTCGTTGGCGCGAGGTACTTCGCCGATTCGTTCCTGCAATACGTAGCCCCGCAGAACCGGGCCCCGGAGGAACTCATCTCCCCGGTCGACGTCGGAAGCCACGGAACCCACACGGCCACCACCGCTGCGGGTAACGCGAATGTGGAGCAGGTGATTGACGGCGCAAACTTCGGCAAGAGCTCCGGCGTTGCCCCCGCCGCGAAGGTCTCGGTATACAAAGTCTGCTGGGAGGACACCAACCCGGACACCGGCGGCTGCTATTCCTCCGCTTCCGTGGAGGCGGTGGAGGCCGCAATCAAGGACGGCGTGGATGTCCTGAACTACTCCATTTCCGGCAACAACAACAACACCACCGATCCCGTCGCGTTGGCGTTCCTCAATGCTGCCGCTGCAGGCGTCTTCGTGTCCGCATCAGCCGGCAACTCCGGGCCCACGGTGTCCACGGTCAACCACGCCTCACCCTGGCTGACCACGGTTGCCGCATCCACATTCCCCAGTGACCTGCTGGGCACCGTCAAGGTCTCGGACGGCTCGCTCTACCGCGGAGCTTCGATCATGAAATCCGAGGTTGCGGACAAAGCGGTTATCGTCGCCTCGGCCGCGGCAGCAGCCGGAGCCACCAACGCCAACCTGTGCGCCCCGGGCTCCCTCGACGCGGCCAAGGTTGCAGGCAAAGTGGTGGTCTGCGACCGCGGCGTGGTGGACCGGACGGCCAAGAGCCAGGAAGTCCAGGACAAGGGCGGCGTCGGCATGATCCTGGTGAACCTCACCAGCAGCTCCGAGGATGCGGACAACCATGTGCTCCCCACCGTTCATGTCAACGCACCCAAGAGCCTGGAACTGAAAGCCAAGCTGGAGTCCAACCCCGCCTTGACAGTCAGCCTCGTCAAGGGCGACCTCACGGGCCTGCCGGCGGCGCCTGCGCCCCAGGTCGCCGGGTTCTCCTCCCGTGGACCTACCCTCGCCGCCGGCGGTGACCTGCTGAAGCCGGACATTGCGGCTCCCGGCGTGAACGTCCTTGCCGGTGTCTCCACTATCGGCAACAACGGTGACCAGTTCGGCTTTATGTCCGGAACCTCCATGGCTGCGCCGCACATCGCCGGATTCGGGGCCCTGGTGCTCAGCAAGCAGCCCAAATGGACGCCCGCGATGGTCAAATCGGCCATGATGACCACCGCTTACCCGCTGGTGAAAGCCGACGGTACGCCCAATACGGATCCGTTCCAGGGCGGCGCCGGCCACATCGACTCCACCCGGGTCCTGGATCCGGGCCTGGTCTACAACTCAGGCACCAAGGACTGGCTCGGCTTCCTTAACGGCCAGGGCGTGGACACCGGTGCTCCGCAGGCCGGCTCCATTGCGGCCCGCGACCTGAACGTTCCGTCGATCGCGCTCGGCAGCCTGGTTGGGGAAGTACAGGTCAAGCGACAGCTCACTGCCCTGGTTCCAGGAATCTACCGCCCGGAAGTCAACATGCCGGGATTCAACGTCCAGGTTGAGCCGAACGCACTGAACTTCGCCAAGGCCGGCCAGACCCGCGAGGTCACGCTGACCATCCGGAACGTCAGCGCTCCGGTGGGCAAGTTCAGCAGCGGCACCCTGACCTGGAAGGGCCCGCGTACCGTGAGCTCTCCCATCGCAATCCGGCCTGTTGATGCGCAGATCGCCCCGTCCTTCTCTTTCAGCTCCGCTTCCGGCAGCGGGACCGGCACGATGGAACTGGTGTCCGGTTCGGACAGCCCGATCAACGTCGGGGTGGAAGGGCTTGCTCCGCTGAGCCAAACGGCCATTTCCAAGACTCCCGGCGCGTACGCCCCCCGGAACGACGCCCACAACGCGCTGCTTCAGGTGGCAGTCCCGGAGGGAGCCTCTTTCGCCCGCCTGGGCGTCCAGGCGCAATCGGACGACGTCGACTGGGACATGGTGGTCTACGCACCGAATGCTTCGGGCGGCTTGACGGCCACCCAGGTGGCGACAGCTTCGGCCAGCGAGTTTTTGGACCTTGAATCGCCCCGTGCGGGCACGTACTACGTGGTGGCCAACCTGTACTCCACGCCGGACAATGGACCGGCCACCGCTTCCGTCCAGGCAGTGACCTTCGCGGGCGATGCCGGCAACCTCGCGGTGGACCCGAATCCGATCGTGGCCCCGAACGGCACCGCCACCTCCGCCACGCTTTCCTGGACCGGCCTGTCCGCAGGTGCCTACGTTTCGCGGCTCAGCCTGGGCGGGAACGGCATCAGGACGTGGGTCAACGTCCAGGTGGGCGCCGCGCCCACTGCCCCGGCAGGGGCTCCGCAGGTCGCGGTCGCGGACGCAGTACCAGCGTCATAG
- a CDS encoding serine protease inhibitor, translating into MIDLTVRLKEDPAAVEHVFRLIADDGRNQPGSTLPDPEAALAAVEKYGEDIFFPKPGPPRLCTQQYGGPQIAVVTGIFHGRPVSSIFRRTDGCEIARWNAMAPLLGSAGGAWGNT; encoded by the coding sequence ATGATCGATCTCACTGTCAGGCTCAAGGAGGATCCGGCCGCCGTCGAGCACGTATTTCGGCTCATAGCCGACGACGGACGTAACCAGCCCGGGAGCACGCTGCCGGACCCCGAAGCTGCCCTCGCAGCCGTGGAGAAGTACGGCGAGGACATCTTTTTTCCCAAGCCCGGACCACCACGCTTGTGCACCCAGCAGTACGGCGGGCCGCAGATCGCCGTGGTCACTGGAATTTTCCATGGCCGCCCTGTCAGTTCCATTTTCAGGCGGACGGACGGCTGCGAAATCGCGCGCTGGAACGCGATGGCACCGCTGCTGGGCAGTGCCGGCGGGGCATGGGGCAACACCTAG